In one Brassica oleracea var. oleracea cultivar TO1000 chromosome C9, BOL, whole genome shotgun sequence genomic region, the following are encoded:
- the LOC106318397 gene encoding uncharacterized protein LOC106318397 isoform X1, which translates to MATLSLFSLASLQNRNPMFYHHRHQQQRQLLFVSHLKKKKSGFVCFACSIKQTRVRKRVKSNEELRSEILEFVASAGLPPGHVPSMKELSAHERVDLANVVRRRGYKFIRDLLSNSEDDCNELTSPSGVSLEDSLTEGQDEEALDSTEPPSSTEMYSTATDASVSLDQRTHNFTEEVDEECGGVIENESSLSAVSRMEDSTSSSSEREADNVLVAEEDEDVNDVGEDAPLTDDHCTSQDLNYTKNVVESVATESLSGENAENFQNQQIDDMAENRSGGADDSVVEADDKDGMLSLSSSASSIEEKTARFIQNGYLDTVDGMLEPVSDDEYNIPNESCPEETKVSAETIKGGEYSHGGQRRVSMAPNGSALAYEEVTYATEANNSQRNSDHQYGNAELDKDSHDETMKREKQVEITRLRFMLRQKELELSRLKEQIEKEKLSLSVLQRKAETEIQKAQMLVSQKDVELQEAEESLSGLQEVEIEYCGDGNVVEVTGSFNGWEHRVGLGLETSKSTGKQKCWSTLLWLYPGTYEIKFIVDGQWITDPQRDSVTRGHITNNILKVD; encoded by the exons ATGGCGACTTTGTCTTTATTCTCTTTGGCTTCCTTACAAAATCGGAATCCAATGTTCTACCATCATCGTCATCAGCAGCAACGGCAACTTCTTTTTGTTTCCCACTTGAAGAAAAAGAAGAGTGGTTTCGTTTGTTTTGCTTGCTCCATCAAACAAACCAG AGTTCGTAAGAGAGTGAAGAGCAACGAGGAGCTTCGGAGTGAGATTCTGGAGTTCGTTGCTTCGGCTGGGCTTCCTCCAGGTCACGTGCCCTCCATGAAGGAACTCTCTGCACACGAAAG AGTTGATCTTGCAAACGTTGTCAGACGAAGAGGATATAAGTTCATCAGGGATCTTCTTTCAAACTCTGAAGACGACTGTAATGAGCTTACAAGTCCAAGTGGCGTCTCTTTGGAAGATTCTTTAACAG AAGGTCAGGACGAAGAAGCACTTGACTCTACCGAACCACCTTCAAGCACTGAGATGTACTCTACTGCAACAGATGCTAGTGTCTCTCTTGATCAGAGAACACATAATTTTACAGAGGAAGTTGATGAAGAATGTGGAGGGGTGATTGAAAATGAATCTTCGTTGTCTGCAGTTTCGAGAATGGAAGACTCCACTTCAAGCTCTTCAGAGAGAGAAGCTGACAATGTTTTGGTGGCAGAGGAGGATGAGGACGTCAATGACGTGGGCGAGGATGCCCCTCTTACCGATGATCATTGCACCAGTCAAGATCTCAACTACACCAAAAACGTTGTTGAAAGTGTTGCTACTGAATCCTTGTCTGGTGAGAATGCAGAGAATTTTCAGAATCAGCAGATTGATGATATGGCTGAAAATCGTTCTGGTGGTGCTGACGATAGTGTGGTTGAGGCTGATGATAAGGATGGGATGTTAAGTCTTTCTTCTTCAGCGTCAAGCATAGAAGAAAAAACAGCCAGATTTATCCAGAATGGATACTTGGATACAGTTGATGGTATGTTGGAACCAGTTTCAGATGATGAATATAACATACCTAATGAAAGCTGTCCTGAAGAAACTAAAGTGAGTGCAGAAACAATCAAAGGTGGTGAGTACAGTCATGGTGGTCAGAGAAGAGTGAGTATGGCGCCAAATGGAAGTGCCCTAGCATATGAGGAGGTTACCTATGCGACAGAAGCTAATAACTCTCAAAG GAATAGTGATCACCAATATGGGAATGCTGAACTGGACAAGGATTCACATGATGAG ACAATGAAACGGGAAAAACAGGTTGAAATTACTCGGCTGAGGTTCATGCTG CGTCAGAAAGAGCTGGAGCTGTCAAGGTTAAAAGAGCAGATTGAAAAGGAAAAG CTGTCTCTTTCGGTTCTTCAAAGAAAAGCTGAAACAGAGATACAAAAGGCCCAAATGCTTGTCTCACAGAAGGATGTTGAGTTGCAAGAAGCCGAGGAAAGTCTCTCAGGACTGCAAGAG GTTGAGATTGAATATTGTGGAGATGGTAATGTTGTGGAGGTGACCGGCAGCTTCAATGGCTGGGAACACAGAGTGGGACTGGGGCTTGAAACATCCAAGTCAACCGG GAAACAGAAATGCTGGTCAACATTACTGTGGTTATATCCTGGTACATATGAGATTAAGTTCATCGTGGATGGTCAATGGATAACTGATCCACAAAGAGATTCGGTTACAAGAGGACACATCACAAACAACATTCTCAAAGTAGACTGA
- the LOC106318397 gene encoding uncharacterized protein LOC106318397 isoform X4 has protein sequence MATLSLFSLASLQNRNPMFYHHRHQQQRQLLFVSHLKKKKSGFVCFACSIKQTRVRKRVKSNEELRSEILEFVASAGLPPGHVPSMKELSAHERVDLANVVRRRGYKFIRDLLSNSEDDCNELTSPSGVSLEDSLTEGQDEEALDSTEPPSSTEMYSTATDASVSLDQRTHNFTEEVDEECGGVIENESSLSAVSRMEDSTSSSSEREADNVLVAEEDEDVNDVGEDAPLTDDHCTSQDLNYTKNVVESVATESLSGENAENFQNQQIDDMAENRSGGADDSVVEADDKDGMLSLSSSASSIEEKTARFIQNGYLDTVDVSAETIKGGEYSHGGQRRVSMAPNGSALAYEEVTYATEANNSQRNSDHQYGNAELDKDSHDETMKREKQVEITRLRFMLRQKELELSRLKEQIEKEKLSLSVLQRKAETEIQKAQMLVSQKDVELQEAEESLSGLQEVEIEYCGDGNVVEVTGSFNGWEHRVGLGLETSKSTGKQKCWSTLLWLYPGTYEIKFIVDGQWITDPQRDSVTRGHITNNILKVD, from the exons ATGGCGACTTTGTCTTTATTCTCTTTGGCTTCCTTACAAAATCGGAATCCAATGTTCTACCATCATCGTCATCAGCAGCAACGGCAACTTCTTTTTGTTTCCCACTTGAAGAAAAAGAAGAGTGGTTTCGTTTGTTTTGCTTGCTCCATCAAACAAACCAG AGTTCGTAAGAGAGTGAAGAGCAACGAGGAGCTTCGGAGTGAGATTCTGGAGTTCGTTGCTTCGGCTGGGCTTCCTCCAGGTCACGTGCCCTCCATGAAGGAACTCTCTGCACACGAAAG AGTTGATCTTGCAAACGTTGTCAGACGAAGAGGATATAAGTTCATCAGGGATCTTCTTTCAAACTCTGAAGACGACTGTAATGAGCTTACAAGTCCAAGTGGCGTCTCTTTGGAAGATTCTTTAACAG AAGGTCAGGACGAAGAAGCACTTGACTCTACCGAACCACCTTCAAGCACTGAGATGTACTCTACTGCAACAGATGCTAGTGTCTCTCTTGATCAGAGAACACATAATTTTACAGAGGAAGTTGATGAAGAATGTGGAGGGGTGATTGAAAATGAATCTTCGTTGTCTGCAGTTTCGAGAATGGAAGACTCCACTTCAAGCTCTTCAGAGAGAGAAGCTGACAATGTTTTGGTGGCAGAGGAGGATGAGGACGTCAATGACGTGGGCGAGGATGCCCCTCTTACCGATGATCATTGCACCAGTCAAGATCTCAACTACACCAAAAACGTTGTTGAAAGTGTTGCTACTGAATCCTTGTCTGGTGAGAATGCAGAGAATTTTCAGAATCAGCAGATTGATGATATGGCTGAAAATCGTTCTGGTGGTGCTGACGATAGTGTGGTTGAGGCTGATGATAAGGATGGGATGTTAAGTCTTTCTTCTTCAGCGTCAAGCATAGAAGAAAAAACAGCCAGATTTATCCAGAATGGATACTTGGATACAGTTGATG TGAGTGCAGAAACAATCAAAGGTGGTGAGTACAGTCATGGTGGTCAGAGAAGAGTGAGTATGGCGCCAAATGGAAGTGCCCTAGCATATGAGGAGGTTACCTATGCGACAGAAGCTAATAACTCTCAAAG GAATAGTGATCACCAATATGGGAATGCTGAACTGGACAAGGATTCACATGATGAG ACAATGAAACGGGAAAAACAGGTTGAAATTACTCGGCTGAGGTTCATGCTG CGTCAGAAAGAGCTGGAGCTGTCAAGGTTAAAAGAGCAGATTGAAAAGGAAAAG CTGTCTCTTTCGGTTCTTCAAAGAAAAGCTGAAACAGAGATACAAAAGGCCCAAATGCTTGTCTCACAGAAGGATGTTGAGTTGCAAGAAGCCGAGGAAAGTCTCTCAGGACTGCAAGAG GTTGAGATTGAATATTGTGGAGATGGTAATGTTGTGGAGGTGACCGGCAGCTTCAATGGCTGGGAACACAGAGTGGGACTGGGGCTTGAAACATCCAAGTCAACCGG GAAACAGAAATGCTGGTCAACATTACTGTGGTTATATCCTGGTACATATGAGATTAAGTTCATCGTGGATGGTCAATGGATAACTGATCCACAAAGAGATTCGGTTACAAGAGGACACATCACAAACAACATTCTCAAAGTAGACTGA
- the LOC106318397 gene encoding uncharacterized protein LOC106318397 isoform X2, translating to MATLSLFSLASLQNRNPMFYHHRHQQQRQLLFVSHLKKKKSGFVCFACSIKQTRVRKRVKSNEELRSEILEFVASAGLPPGHVPSMKELSAHERVDLANVVRRRGYKFIRDLLSNSEDDCNELTSPSGVSLEDSLTGQDEEALDSTEPPSSTEMYSTATDASVSLDQRTHNFTEEVDEECGGVIENESSLSAVSRMEDSTSSSSEREADNVLVAEEDEDVNDVGEDAPLTDDHCTSQDLNYTKNVVESVATESLSGENAENFQNQQIDDMAENRSGGADDSVVEADDKDGMLSLSSSASSIEEKTARFIQNGYLDTVDGMLEPVSDDEYNIPNESCPEETKVSAETIKGGEYSHGGQRRVSMAPNGSALAYEEVTYATEANNSQRNSDHQYGNAELDKDSHDETMKREKQVEITRLRFMLRQKELELSRLKEQIEKEKLSLSVLQRKAETEIQKAQMLVSQKDVELQEAEESLSGLQEVEIEYCGDGNVVEVTGSFNGWEHRVGLGLETSKSTGKQKCWSTLLWLYPGTYEIKFIVDGQWITDPQRDSVTRGHITNNILKVD from the exons ATGGCGACTTTGTCTTTATTCTCTTTGGCTTCCTTACAAAATCGGAATCCAATGTTCTACCATCATCGTCATCAGCAGCAACGGCAACTTCTTTTTGTTTCCCACTTGAAGAAAAAGAAGAGTGGTTTCGTTTGTTTTGCTTGCTCCATCAAACAAACCAG AGTTCGTAAGAGAGTGAAGAGCAACGAGGAGCTTCGGAGTGAGATTCTGGAGTTCGTTGCTTCGGCTGGGCTTCCTCCAGGTCACGTGCCCTCCATGAAGGAACTCTCTGCACACGAAAG AGTTGATCTTGCAAACGTTGTCAGACGAAGAGGATATAAGTTCATCAGGGATCTTCTTTCAAACTCTGAAGACGACTGTAATGAGCTTACAAGTCCAAGTGGCGTCTCTTTGGAAGATTCTTTAACAG GTCAGGACGAAGAAGCACTTGACTCTACCGAACCACCTTCAAGCACTGAGATGTACTCTACTGCAACAGATGCTAGTGTCTCTCTTGATCAGAGAACACATAATTTTACAGAGGAAGTTGATGAAGAATGTGGAGGGGTGATTGAAAATGAATCTTCGTTGTCTGCAGTTTCGAGAATGGAAGACTCCACTTCAAGCTCTTCAGAGAGAGAAGCTGACAATGTTTTGGTGGCAGAGGAGGATGAGGACGTCAATGACGTGGGCGAGGATGCCCCTCTTACCGATGATCATTGCACCAGTCAAGATCTCAACTACACCAAAAACGTTGTTGAAAGTGTTGCTACTGAATCCTTGTCTGGTGAGAATGCAGAGAATTTTCAGAATCAGCAGATTGATGATATGGCTGAAAATCGTTCTGGTGGTGCTGACGATAGTGTGGTTGAGGCTGATGATAAGGATGGGATGTTAAGTCTTTCTTCTTCAGCGTCAAGCATAGAAGAAAAAACAGCCAGATTTATCCAGAATGGATACTTGGATACAGTTGATGGTATGTTGGAACCAGTTTCAGATGATGAATATAACATACCTAATGAAAGCTGTCCTGAAGAAACTAAAGTGAGTGCAGAAACAATCAAAGGTGGTGAGTACAGTCATGGTGGTCAGAGAAGAGTGAGTATGGCGCCAAATGGAAGTGCCCTAGCATATGAGGAGGTTACCTATGCGACAGAAGCTAATAACTCTCAAAG GAATAGTGATCACCAATATGGGAATGCTGAACTGGACAAGGATTCACATGATGAG ACAATGAAACGGGAAAAACAGGTTGAAATTACTCGGCTGAGGTTCATGCTG CGTCAGAAAGAGCTGGAGCTGTCAAGGTTAAAAGAGCAGATTGAAAAGGAAAAG CTGTCTCTTTCGGTTCTTCAAAGAAAAGCTGAAACAGAGATACAAAAGGCCCAAATGCTTGTCTCACAGAAGGATGTTGAGTTGCAAGAAGCCGAGGAAAGTCTCTCAGGACTGCAAGAG GTTGAGATTGAATATTGTGGAGATGGTAATGTTGTGGAGGTGACCGGCAGCTTCAATGGCTGGGAACACAGAGTGGGACTGGGGCTTGAAACATCCAAGTCAACCGG GAAACAGAAATGCTGGTCAACATTACTGTGGTTATATCCTGGTACATATGAGATTAAGTTCATCGTGGATGGTCAATGGATAACTGATCCACAAAGAGATTCGGTTACAAGAGGACACATCACAAACAACATTCTCAAAGTAGACTGA
- the LOC106318397 gene encoding uncharacterized protein LOC106318397 isoform X3 yields the protein MATLSLFSLASLQNRNPMFYHHRHQQQRQLLFVSHLKKKKSGFVCFACSIKQTRVRKRVKSNEELRSEILEFVASAGLPPGHVPSMKELSAHERVDLANVVRRRGYKFIRDLLSNSEDDCNELTSPSGVSLEDSLTEGQDEEALDSTEPPSSTEMYSTATDASVSLDQRTHNFTEEVDEECGGVIENESSLSAVSRMEDSTSSSSEREADNVLVAEEDEDVNDVGEDAPLTDDHCTSQDLNYTKNVVESVATESLSGENAENFQNQQIDDMAENRSGGADDSVVEADDKDGMLSLSSSASSIEEKTARFIQNGYLDTVDGMLEPVSDDEYNIPNESCPEETKVSAETIKGGEYSHGGQRRVSMAPNGSALAYEEVTYATEANNSQRNSDHQYGNAELDKDSHDETMKREKQRQKELELSRLKEQIEKEKLSLSVLQRKAETEIQKAQMLVSQKDVELQEAEESLSGLQEVEIEYCGDGNVVEVTGSFNGWEHRVGLGLETSKSTGKQKCWSTLLWLYPGTYEIKFIVDGQWITDPQRDSVTRGHITNNILKVD from the exons ATGGCGACTTTGTCTTTATTCTCTTTGGCTTCCTTACAAAATCGGAATCCAATGTTCTACCATCATCGTCATCAGCAGCAACGGCAACTTCTTTTTGTTTCCCACTTGAAGAAAAAGAAGAGTGGTTTCGTTTGTTTTGCTTGCTCCATCAAACAAACCAG AGTTCGTAAGAGAGTGAAGAGCAACGAGGAGCTTCGGAGTGAGATTCTGGAGTTCGTTGCTTCGGCTGGGCTTCCTCCAGGTCACGTGCCCTCCATGAAGGAACTCTCTGCACACGAAAG AGTTGATCTTGCAAACGTTGTCAGACGAAGAGGATATAAGTTCATCAGGGATCTTCTTTCAAACTCTGAAGACGACTGTAATGAGCTTACAAGTCCAAGTGGCGTCTCTTTGGAAGATTCTTTAACAG AAGGTCAGGACGAAGAAGCACTTGACTCTACCGAACCACCTTCAAGCACTGAGATGTACTCTACTGCAACAGATGCTAGTGTCTCTCTTGATCAGAGAACACATAATTTTACAGAGGAAGTTGATGAAGAATGTGGAGGGGTGATTGAAAATGAATCTTCGTTGTCTGCAGTTTCGAGAATGGAAGACTCCACTTCAAGCTCTTCAGAGAGAGAAGCTGACAATGTTTTGGTGGCAGAGGAGGATGAGGACGTCAATGACGTGGGCGAGGATGCCCCTCTTACCGATGATCATTGCACCAGTCAAGATCTCAACTACACCAAAAACGTTGTTGAAAGTGTTGCTACTGAATCCTTGTCTGGTGAGAATGCAGAGAATTTTCAGAATCAGCAGATTGATGATATGGCTGAAAATCGTTCTGGTGGTGCTGACGATAGTGTGGTTGAGGCTGATGATAAGGATGGGATGTTAAGTCTTTCTTCTTCAGCGTCAAGCATAGAAGAAAAAACAGCCAGATTTATCCAGAATGGATACTTGGATACAGTTGATGGTATGTTGGAACCAGTTTCAGATGATGAATATAACATACCTAATGAAAGCTGTCCTGAAGAAACTAAAGTGAGTGCAGAAACAATCAAAGGTGGTGAGTACAGTCATGGTGGTCAGAGAAGAGTGAGTATGGCGCCAAATGGAAGTGCCCTAGCATATGAGGAGGTTACCTATGCGACAGAAGCTAATAACTCTCAAAG GAATAGTGATCACCAATATGGGAATGCTGAACTGGACAAGGATTCACATGATGAG ACAATGAAACGGGAAAAACAG CGTCAGAAAGAGCTGGAGCTGTCAAGGTTAAAAGAGCAGATTGAAAAGGAAAAG CTGTCTCTTTCGGTTCTTCAAAGAAAAGCTGAAACAGAGATACAAAAGGCCCAAATGCTTGTCTCACAGAAGGATGTTGAGTTGCAAGAAGCCGAGGAAAGTCTCTCAGGACTGCAAGAG GTTGAGATTGAATATTGTGGAGATGGTAATGTTGTGGAGGTGACCGGCAGCTTCAATGGCTGGGAACACAGAGTGGGACTGGGGCTTGAAACATCCAAGTCAACCGG GAAACAGAAATGCTGGTCAACATTACTGTGGTTATATCCTGGTACATATGAGATTAAGTTCATCGTGGATGGTCAATGGATAACTGATCCACAAAGAGATTCGGTTACAAGAGGACACATCACAAACAACATTCTCAAAGTAGACTGA
- the LOC106318397 gene encoding cytospin-A isoform X6 has protein sequence MATLSLFSLASLQNRNPMFYHHRHQQQRQLLFVSHLKKKKSGFVCFACSIKQTRVRKRVKSNEELRSEILEFVASAGLPPGHVPSMKELSAHERVDLANVVRRRGYKFIRDLLSNSEDDCNELTSPSGVSLEDSLTEGQDEEALDSTEPPSSTEMYSTATDASVSLDQRTHNFTEEVDEECGGVIENESSLSAVSRMEDSTSSSSEREADNVLVAEEDEDVNDVGEDAPLTDDHCTSQDLNYTKNVVESVATESLSGENAENFQNQQIDDMAENRSGGADDSVVEADDKDGMLSLSSSASSIEEKTARFIQNGYLDTVDETIKGGEYSHGGQRRVSMAPNGSALAYEEVTYATEANNSQRNSDHQYGNAELDKDSHDETMKREKQRQKELELSRLKEQIEKEKLSLSVLQRKAETEIQKAQMLVSQKDVELQEAEESLSGLQEVEIEYCGDGNVVEVTGSFNGWEHRVGLGLETSKSTGKQKCWSTLLWLYPGTYEIKFIVDGQWITDPQRDSVTRGHITNNILKVD, from the exons ATGGCGACTTTGTCTTTATTCTCTTTGGCTTCCTTACAAAATCGGAATCCAATGTTCTACCATCATCGTCATCAGCAGCAACGGCAACTTCTTTTTGTTTCCCACTTGAAGAAAAAGAAGAGTGGTTTCGTTTGTTTTGCTTGCTCCATCAAACAAACCAG AGTTCGTAAGAGAGTGAAGAGCAACGAGGAGCTTCGGAGTGAGATTCTGGAGTTCGTTGCTTCGGCTGGGCTTCCTCCAGGTCACGTGCCCTCCATGAAGGAACTCTCTGCACACGAAAG AGTTGATCTTGCAAACGTTGTCAGACGAAGAGGATATAAGTTCATCAGGGATCTTCTTTCAAACTCTGAAGACGACTGTAATGAGCTTACAAGTCCAAGTGGCGTCTCTTTGGAAGATTCTTTAACAG AAGGTCAGGACGAAGAAGCACTTGACTCTACCGAACCACCTTCAAGCACTGAGATGTACTCTACTGCAACAGATGCTAGTGTCTCTCTTGATCAGAGAACACATAATTTTACAGAGGAAGTTGATGAAGAATGTGGAGGGGTGATTGAAAATGAATCTTCGTTGTCTGCAGTTTCGAGAATGGAAGACTCCACTTCAAGCTCTTCAGAGAGAGAAGCTGACAATGTTTTGGTGGCAGAGGAGGATGAGGACGTCAATGACGTGGGCGAGGATGCCCCTCTTACCGATGATCATTGCACCAGTCAAGATCTCAACTACACCAAAAACGTTGTTGAAAGTGTTGCTACTGAATCCTTGTCTGGTGAGAATGCAGAGAATTTTCAGAATCAGCAGATTGATGATATGGCTGAAAATCGTTCTGGTGGTGCTGACGATAGTGTGGTTGAGGCTGATGATAAGGATGGGATGTTAAGTCTTTCTTCTTCAGCGTCAAGCATAGAAGAAAAAACAGCCAGATTTATCCAGAATGGATACTTGGATACAGTTGATG AAACAATCAAAGGTGGTGAGTACAGTCATGGTGGTCAGAGAAGAGTGAGTATGGCGCCAAATGGAAGTGCCCTAGCATATGAGGAGGTTACCTATGCGACAGAAGCTAATAACTCTCAAAG GAATAGTGATCACCAATATGGGAATGCTGAACTGGACAAGGATTCACATGATGAG ACAATGAAACGGGAAAAACAG CGTCAGAAAGAGCTGGAGCTGTCAAGGTTAAAAGAGCAGATTGAAAAGGAAAAG CTGTCTCTTTCGGTTCTTCAAAGAAAAGCTGAAACAGAGATACAAAAGGCCCAAATGCTTGTCTCACAGAAGGATGTTGAGTTGCAAGAAGCCGAGGAAAGTCTCTCAGGACTGCAAGAG GTTGAGATTGAATATTGTGGAGATGGTAATGTTGTGGAGGTGACCGGCAGCTTCAATGGCTGGGAACACAGAGTGGGACTGGGGCTTGAAACATCCAAGTCAACCGG GAAACAGAAATGCTGGTCAACATTACTGTGGTTATATCCTGGTACATATGAGATTAAGTTCATCGTGGATGGTCAATGGATAACTGATCCACAAAGAGATTCGGTTACAAGAGGACACATCACAAACAACATTCTCAAAGTAGACTGA
- the LOC106318397 gene encoding cytospin-A isoform X5 yields the protein MATLSLFSLASLQNRNPMFYHHRHQQQRQLLFVSHLKKKKSGFVCFACSIKQTRVRKRVKSNEELRSEILEFVASAGLPPGHVPSMKELSAHERVDLANVVRRRGYKFIRDLLSNSEDDCNELTSPSGVSLEDSLTEGQDEEALDSTEPPSSTEMYSTATDASVSLDQRTHNFTEEVDEECGGVIENESSLSAVSRMEDSTSSSSEREADNVLVAEEDEDVNDVGEDAPLTDDHCTSQDLNYTKNVVESVATESLSGENAENFQNQQIDDMAENRSGGADDSVVEADDKDGMLSLSSSASSIEEKTARFIQNGYLDTVDETIKGGEYSHGGQRRVSMAPNGSALAYEEVTYATEANNSQRNSDHQYGNAELDKDSHDETMKREKQVEITRLRFMLRQKELELSRLKEQIEKEKLSLSVLQRKAETEIQKAQMLVSQKDVELQEAEESLSGLQEVEIEYCGDGNVVEVTGSFNGWEHRVGLGLETSKSTGKQKCWSTLLWLYPGTYEIKFIVDGQWITDPQRDSVTRGHITNNILKVD from the exons ATGGCGACTTTGTCTTTATTCTCTTTGGCTTCCTTACAAAATCGGAATCCAATGTTCTACCATCATCGTCATCAGCAGCAACGGCAACTTCTTTTTGTTTCCCACTTGAAGAAAAAGAAGAGTGGTTTCGTTTGTTTTGCTTGCTCCATCAAACAAACCAG AGTTCGTAAGAGAGTGAAGAGCAACGAGGAGCTTCGGAGTGAGATTCTGGAGTTCGTTGCTTCGGCTGGGCTTCCTCCAGGTCACGTGCCCTCCATGAAGGAACTCTCTGCACACGAAAG AGTTGATCTTGCAAACGTTGTCAGACGAAGAGGATATAAGTTCATCAGGGATCTTCTTTCAAACTCTGAAGACGACTGTAATGAGCTTACAAGTCCAAGTGGCGTCTCTTTGGAAGATTCTTTAACAG AAGGTCAGGACGAAGAAGCACTTGACTCTACCGAACCACCTTCAAGCACTGAGATGTACTCTACTGCAACAGATGCTAGTGTCTCTCTTGATCAGAGAACACATAATTTTACAGAGGAAGTTGATGAAGAATGTGGAGGGGTGATTGAAAATGAATCTTCGTTGTCTGCAGTTTCGAGAATGGAAGACTCCACTTCAAGCTCTTCAGAGAGAGAAGCTGACAATGTTTTGGTGGCAGAGGAGGATGAGGACGTCAATGACGTGGGCGAGGATGCCCCTCTTACCGATGATCATTGCACCAGTCAAGATCTCAACTACACCAAAAACGTTGTTGAAAGTGTTGCTACTGAATCCTTGTCTGGTGAGAATGCAGAGAATTTTCAGAATCAGCAGATTGATGATATGGCTGAAAATCGTTCTGGTGGTGCTGACGATAGTGTGGTTGAGGCTGATGATAAGGATGGGATGTTAAGTCTTTCTTCTTCAGCGTCAAGCATAGAAGAAAAAACAGCCAGATTTATCCAGAATGGATACTTGGATACAGTTGATG AAACAATCAAAGGTGGTGAGTACAGTCATGGTGGTCAGAGAAGAGTGAGTATGGCGCCAAATGGAAGTGCCCTAGCATATGAGGAGGTTACCTATGCGACAGAAGCTAATAACTCTCAAAG GAATAGTGATCACCAATATGGGAATGCTGAACTGGACAAGGATTCACATGATGAG ACAATGAAACGGGAAAAACAGGTTGAAATTACTCGGCTGAGGTTCATGCTG CGTCAGAAAGAGCTGGAGCTGTCAAGGTTAAAAGAGCAGATTGAAAAGGAAAAG CTGTCTCTTTCGGTTCTTCAAAGAAAAGCTGAAACAGAGATACAAAAGGCCCAAATGCTTGTCTCACAGAAGGATGTTGAGTTGCAAGAAGCCGAGGAAAGTCTCTCAGGACTGCAAGAG GTTGAGATTGAATATTGTGGAGATGGTAATGTTGTGGAGGTGACCGGCAGCTTCAATGGCTGGGAACACAGAGTGGGACTGGGGCTTGAAACATCCAAGTCAACCGG GAAACAGAAATGCTGGTCAACATTACTGTGGTTATATCCTGGTACATATGAGATTAAGTTCATCGTGGATGGTCAATGGATAACTGATCCACAAAGAGATTCGGTTACAAGAGGACACATCACAAACAACATTCTCAAAGTAGACTGA